In the genome of Saprospira sp. CCB-QB6, one region contains:
- a CDS encoding IS5 family transposase, which produces MSHDKSKKNIQNYALTNRFYTAQGKFLFNVWFPPLASKNLIAKPSKRGRPKTISDEFIRYLFRLKVLFSFGYRQLEGILKCVISKYNLDAKPISFTQIYRRVKKLKLNIKSKKRTKERSVAIDSTGLKTKGQGEWLRKKYLEKQRSSWIKVHLAVDDKTGEILSVEITTERKTDASQLPKMMKKMKSLNIRQVYADGAYDQIKCREAICKAGAVPFIPPRKNARLKKGKDGELVDSYRNDDILYIWELGATAWKQDLGYHRRNLSETAMMRLKHFFSERLSSLSFKMQKQEVLMRIQILNELNAVKLEVVTNQ; this is translated from the coding sequence CTGTCCCATGACAAATCTAAAAAAAACATACAGAATTACGCACTAACCAACAGATTTTATACGGCCCAAGGTAAGTTTCTTTTTAATGTTTGGTTCCCGCCTTTGGCAAGCAAAAACCTCATAGCTAAGCCTTCAAAACGCGGCAGACCTAAAACAATTTCTGATGAATTTATTCGCTATTTATTCCGTTTAAAAGTGCTTTTTTCTTTTGGATATCGACAATTAGAAGGTATTCTAAAATGCGTTATTTCCAAATATAATTTGGATGCTAAGCCCATATCTTTTACTCAAATATATCGTAGAGTCAAGAAACTAAAACTGAATATTAAGTCTAAAAAGAGGACTAAAGAAAGATCGGTAGCAATAGATAGTACAGGACTAAAAACAAAAGGACAGGGAGAATGGTTAAGAAAAAAATACTTGGAAAAGCAGCGCTCTAGCTGGATTAAAGTACATTTAGCAGTGGATGATAAAACAGGAGAAATATTATCTGTAGAGATTACCACAGAGCGAAAAACCGATGCTTCTCAACTCCCCAAAATGATGAAAAAAATGAAATCCTTGAATATCCGCCAAGTTTATGCAGATGGCGCCTATGACCAAATAAAATGTCGGGAAGCAATTTGTAAGGCTGGAGCGGTACCGTTTATTCCCCCACGTAAAAATGCTCGCCTAAAAAAAGGAAAAGATGGAGAGCTGGTTGACAGTTATCGCAATGATGATATTTTATATATCTGGGAGTTGGGAGCTACTGCTTGGAAACAAGATTTAGGCTATCATCGTCGAAATTTAAGCGAAACTGCAATGATGCGACTCAAGCACTTTTTCTCTGAACGGCTCTCTTCGCTCAGCTTTAAAATGCAGAAGCAAGAAGTCCTGATGCGTATTCAAATTTTAAATGAGCTTAATGCTGTCAAGTTGGAAGTTGTTACTAATCAGTAA
- a CDS encoding ATP-binding cassette domain-containing protein, translating into MWNKKDYAIELRGLLLEQNQQLLLGPLNWQIPLGSFNILYGPLSSAKSLLLAFLHGQLSATKGEGRILDFDLYQLDDLQRSALRRRIALLSLKQPLLPQQKMQEQLDLLLLATDWSSKSQRQHRIDQLLHFFQLENQRFNALGQLQPLERLLFRLMRALLNHPQVLLLDEPTAELNQKDAQAFFRLVQAYASSQDCTVIYSTHRRPPETKLAFELYYCQAGKIEKRIELPPNY; encoded by the coding sequence ATGTGGAATAAAAAAGACTATGCTATAGAGCTAAGAGGACTTCTTCTTGAACAAAATCAACAATTATTGCTTGGTCCTCTAAACTGGCAAATCCCCTTGGGTAGCTTCAATATCTTGTACGGGCCTCTGAGTAGTGCCAAATCTTTGCTTTTGGCCTTTTTACATGGACAGCTTAGCGCAACCAAAGGCGAAGGCCGCATTCTAGACTTTGACCTTTATCAATTAGACGACTTGCAACGCTCTGCATTAAGAAGACGCATTGCGCTTTTATCGCTCAAACAGCCACTTTTGCCCCAACAAAAAATGCAAGAACAGCTTGATTTATTGCTTTTAGCTACAGACTGGAGTAGCAAAAGCCAACGGCAACACCGCATAGATCAATTACTCCATTTTTTTCAGCTAGAAAATCAACGCTTTAATGCATTAGGCCAATTACAGCCCTTAGAGCGCTTACTTTTTCGCCTGATGCGTGCTTTACTCAATCATCCACAGGTCCTTTTACTTGATGAGCCCACAGCAGAACTTAATCAAAAAGATGCTCAAGCCTTTTTTAGACTAGTCCAAGCTTATGCAAGTAGTCAAGACTGTACCGTTATTTACAGTACGCACCGACGCCCTCCGGAAACAAAGCTCGCTTTTGAGTTATATTACTGTCAAGCTGGAAAAATTGAAAAACGCATAGAACTCCCCCCAAACTATTAA
- a CDS encoding RNA polymerase sigma factor yields the protein MPKDEFSHLTDEELVAQCIKHKRRYQEALYRRYADDLYAVALIYCKSDQDAADVLQESFIKIFKNLERFKFQAALKSWMRRILVNTALDHYRKRKREKVHSENYQQQQELKVDDILSRINAAELLELLNQLPRKAGMVLKLYAIEGYAHKEIAEQMQISEGTSKSQLSRARSLLKDLLVKLQGDV from the coding sequence ATGCCAAAAGATGAATTTTCACATTTGACCGATGAGGAATTGGTTGCCCAATGTATTAAGCATAAGCGGCGCTATCAGGAGGCGCTTTATCGTCGTTATGCCGATGATTTGTATGCCGTAGCCTTAATTTATTGCAAATCGGACCAAGATGCTGCGGATGTTTTGCAGGAGAGTTTTATAAAGATCTTTAAGAATTTGGAGCGCTTTAAGTTTCAGGCGGCTTTAAAGTCTTGGATGCGTCGGATATTGGTAAATACGGCTTTGGACCATTATCGGAAGCGCAAGCGAGAAAAGGTGCATTCTGAAAACTATCAGCAGCAGCAAGAGTTAAAGGTAGATGATATTTTATCGAGAATAAATGCTGCGGAGCTTTTGGAGTTATTGAATCAGTTGCCGAGAAAGGCGGGCATGGTACTCAAATTGTATGCGATAGAAGGCTATGCACATAAAGAAATTGCGGAGCAGATGCAGATTTCGGAGGGGACTTCAAAATCGCAATTGAGTCGGGCACGCAGCCTATTAAAAGATTTGTTGGTCAAACTTCAGGGAGATGTATAG
- a CDS encoding DUF445 domain-containing protein, whose protein sequence is MMEYLNIILDFFQVFYVDRFSFWALLIPVISAVVGWGTNKLALKMTFYPLEFVGWTTKNGHPILGWQGIIPSKGVSMADTSVDMITDKLIDVEEQFDRINPRVIAKEMEPRMLDLTREIINEAMREELPLWKLLPEKQKAAVFERAAREIPKVTEEIMQEVKDNITEIFNLKQMTINHLSNNKELMNRMFLDVGDKEFKFIEYSGLYFGFLFGIAQMLIWIPFGAWWQLPLGGLVVGYLTNVLALNMIFKPAKAYKLFGWKIQGLFILRQKEVAKEYANIVANEIITMPNIFRAMFEGDASDRLLHIIEQHVNESFDQTAGFSSALIRITSGSDSYDRIKEIACRRLVAEVPEHIHLIFDYAQQALDIEHTLSDKMSSLPPEEFVDFLRPVFQQDEWKLLLVGSILGMAAGFLQILTV, encoded by the coding sequence ATGATGGAATACCTAAACATTATCCTCGATTTTTTTCAGGTCTTTTATGTCGACCGATTTAGCTTTTGGGCACTACTCATCCCTGTCATTTCTGCTGTGGTGGGCTGGGGAACCAATAAATTGGCCCTCAAAATGACCTTTTATCCCCTAGAATTTGTGGGCTGGACGACCAAAAACGGCCATCCTATTCTGGGCTGGCAAGGTATTATTCCATCTAAAGGAGTCAGCATGGCCGATACTTCCGTAGATATGATTACGGATAAACTCATTGATGTGGAAGAACAATTCGACCGCATCAACCCCAGAGTGATCGCCAAGGAGATGGAACCCCGCATGCTCGATCTCACCAGAGAGATTATCAATGAGGCGATGCGCGAAGAACTTCCACTCTGGAAACTTTTGCCCGAAAAACAAAAAGCAGCCGTTTTTGAACGGGCCGCTAGAGAAATTCCAAAAGTTACAGAGGAAATTATGCAAGAGGTTAAGGATAATATTACCGAAATCTTTAACCTCAAACAAATGACAATCAACCACCTGAGCAATAATAAGGAGTTGATGAATCGCATGTTTTTGGATGTAGGCGATAAGGAATTTAAGTTTATTGAATACTCAGGCCTTTATTTTGGCTTTTTGTTCGGTATTGCCCAAATGCTGATCTGGATTCCCTTTGGGGCTTGGTGGCAACTTCCCTTGGGCGGCCTAGTCGTCGGCTATCTGACCAATGTCTTGGCCCTCAACATGATTTTTAAGCCCGCCAAAGCATACAAACTTTTTGGCTGGAAAATTCAGGGCCTATTTATTTTGCGCCAAAAAGAAGTGGCCAAAGAATATGCAAATATCGTGGCCAACGAAATTATTACCATGCCCAATATTTTTCGGGCTATGTTCGAGGGCGATGCCTCTGACCGCCTGCTTCATATTATTGAACAGCACGTGAATGAGAGTTTTGACCAAACTGCGGGTTTTTCTAGCGCACTCATTCGCATCACTTCGGGCAGCGATAGTTATGATCGCATCAAGGAAATTGCTTGCCGCCGTTTGGTGGCCGAGGTGCCCGAGCACATCCATCTGATTTTTGATTATGCTCAGCAAGCGCTAGATATTGAGCATACACTTAGCGACAAGATGAGTAGCCTGCCCCCAGAGGAATTTGTCGATTTTCTTCGGCCCGTTTTCCAACAAGATGAATGGAAACTCCTCTTGGTGGGGAGCATTTTGGGTATGGCTGCAGGCTTTCTACAAATTCTAACAGTTTAA
- a CDS encoding lysylphosphatidylglycerol synthase transmembrane domain-containing protein, with product MSVQPSSTEEQSTPKDKQDEALKSISPGRIAIAVAAGLIVIVYLFIQDFSLEDFQKISWNPKTLYWIAGAFFFVLLRHFAYMFRLRTITQGFFSWRKCFEMIFVWEFSSAVTPTSVGGSAVALVALSQEKISPGRTTMIIFYTIVLDTFFYLSSLLLLFSVFGFLIILPGTTSFSEMINQYFGAGFFGAYLFMSVYGSLFFYGVFINAKAVHRVLMAITSLPLLRRFKESADKMGQDMQLASGELRRQKWQFHLKAFGATAGAWASRFMVLNCLIMAFIANSTDPAVQAHYSSVLIDQQDFSLFVQQVFIVGRQIAMYVIMAIVPTPGGAGAAESSFENFHSDYLPAGGTLLLVMTIFWRFFTYYLYLFIGMIVVPNWIRKLINRNKQEAEAAQAAE from the coding sequence ATGTCTGTGCAACCTTCTTCTACAGAAGAACAATCTACACCCAAAGATAAACAAGATGAAGCCCTTAAATCAATCAGCCCCGGCCGTATTGCTATTGCCGTGGCTGCTGGCCTTATCGTTATCGTATATCTTTTTATTCAAGATTTTAGCCTAGAAGATTTCCAAAAAATTTCATGGAACCCCAAAACGCTCTACTGGATCGCTGGGGCTTTTTTCTTTGTGCTGCTTCGCCACTTTGCCTATATGTTTCGACTGAGGACCATTACGCAAGGCTTTTTTAGCTGGAGAAAATGCTTTGAAATGATTTTTGTCTGGGAGTTTAGCTCTGCCGTTACCCCCACCTCTGTGGGGGGCTCTGCCGTAGCCTTAGTCGCACTCTCTCAAGAAAAAATTTCTCCAGGTAGAACCACTATGATTATCTTTTACACAATTGTATTAGATACCTTTTTCTACCTTTCTTCACTGTTGCTGCTCTTTTCTGTTTTTGGTTTTCTAATCATTTTGCCAGGCACAACTAGCTTTTCCGAAATGATTAATCAATATTTTGGAGCGGGCTTTTTTGGGGCCTATTTATTTATGTCTGTTTATGGGAGCCTCTTTTTCTACGGAGTGTTTATCAATGCCAAAGCCGTACATCGCGTACTAATGGCTATTACTAGCCTCCCTCTTTTGCGCCGCTTTAAAGAAAGTGCCGATAAAATGGGCCAAGATATGCAACTCGCTTCTGGCGAACTTCGTCGCCAAAAATGGCAGTTTCACCTCAAGGCTTTCGGAGCAACGGCTGGCGCTTGGGCCTCTCGCTTTATGGTCCTCAACTGTTTGATTATGGCCTTTATCGCCAATTCTACAGATCCCGCCGTACAAGCACACTACAGCAGCGTACTGATTGACCAACAAGATTTCTCGCTTTTTGTCCAACAGGTATTTATTGTGGGCCGACAAATTGCCATGTATGTGATTATGGCCATCGTTCCTACGCCTGGCGGCGCTGGCGCAGCAGAATCCTCTTTCGAGAATTTTCATTCTGATTATCTACCCGCTGGAGGGACATTACTTTTAGTCATGACCATTTTCTGGCGATTCTTTACTTATTATCTCTACCTTTTCATCGGAATGATTGTGGTCCCCAACTGGATTCGCAAACTCATCAACCGAAATAAACAAGAAGCCGAAGCCGCTCAAGCAGCAGAATAA
- a CDS encoding segregation and condensation protein A: protein MPPANLACAKIGKTFFFYVTYTIKLPQFEGPFDLLLFFIERDELDIYDIPISSITKDFLVYTHELERMNIDLASEFILVAASLMRIKAKMLLPRKELNEEGEEIDPRQELVERLLAYKSYKEIFALLREQEVKRQEQQARGNLVLELQTVANQALADAELENLNLFRLLKTYEQLLEKLQERENRPVHKIVHYPYTIEGQRHYLKRQLEKLERASFEDLFLPLDGQMQAIFTFLALLELLQQEKINILSLSEQYNDFCMAWAEED from the coding sequence TTGCCCCCTGCAAATTTAGCCTGCGCAAAAATAGGAAAAACTTTCTTTTTCTACGTGACTTATACCATCAAGCTTCCACAATTCGAGGGGCCCTTTGACCTCTTGCTATTTTTTATCGAGCGCGATGAGCTCGATATTTACGACATCCCGATCTCTTCGATTACCAAAGATTTTTTGGTCTATACGCATGAGCTAGAACGGATGAACATAGACTTAGCTAGCGAGTTTATCTTGGTGGCCGCTAGCCTGATGCGCATTAAGGCCAAAATGCTTTTGCCCCGCAAAGAATTAAATGAAGAAGGAGAAGAAATCGACCCCCGACAAGAATTGGTCGAACGTCTACTCGCCTATAAAAGCTACAAAGAAATTTTTGCCCTCCTTCGAGAGCAAGAAGTTAAACGGCAGGAACAACAAGCTCGTGGAAATTTGGTTTTAGAGCTACAAACTGTGGCTAACCAAGCCCTAGCTGATGCCGAACTGGAAAATCTAAATCTTTTTCGCTTACTCAAAACCTATGAGCAACTTTTAGAAAAATTACAAGAACGAGAAAATCGCCCCGTGCATAAAATCGTTCATTATCCCTACACCATTGAAGGACAAAGACACTACCTCAAACGGCAATTGGAAAAATTAGAACGCGCTAGCTTTGAGGACCTCTTTTTGCCACTCGATGGACAAATGCAAGCCATTTTTACCTTTTTGGCCCTACTTGAACTCCTCCAACAAGAAAAAATCAACATCTTAAGCCTCTCTGAGCAATACAATGATTTTTGTATGGCTTGGGCCGAGGAGGATTAA
- a CDS encoding isoprenyl transferase: protein MTDKISPEAASALAQIDKSRLPKHIAIIMDGNGRWAEKQGKARVFGHQNGVEAVRATTETAAQLGIEFLTLYAFSTENWNRPKEEVAALMTLLVQTIKGELPTLQKNKIRLQAIGDLESLPQATRDELQEAIDATAQNDRMTLILALSYSAKWEIVEAVKRIASKAQSGELALNDIDEKVVANALSTSGLPDPELLIRTSGESRISNFLLWQIAYAELYFTPVFWPDFREKELYAAIADFQSRQRRFGKTAAQILSEEE, encoded by the coding sequence ATGACTGACAAAATATCGCCAGAAGCGGCCAGCGCCTTGGCCCAAATTGACAAAAGCCGTTTGCCCAAGCATATTGCTATTATTATGGATGGAAATGGCCGTTGGGCCGAAAAGCAGGGAAAAGCCCGTGTTTTTGGCCATCAAAATGGCGTAGAGGCCGTTCGAGCGACTACCGAAACAGCGGCCCAACTGGGCATCGAGTTTTTGACGCTCTATGCTTTTTCTACTGAAAACTGGAACCGCCCCAAAGAAGAAGTAGCTGCACTCATGACCCTTTTGGTCCAAACGATTAAGGGAGAGTTGCCCACTTTGCAAAAAAATAAAATTCGCTTGCAGGCGATTGGCGATTTGGAGAGTTTACCGCAAGCTACCCGCGACGAACTACAAGAAGCCATTGATGCTACGGCCCAAAATGATCGAATGACTTTGATTTTGGCCCTTAGCTATAGTGCTAAATGGGAAATTGTAGAGGCCGTAAAACGCATTGCGTCTAAAGCACAAAGCGGAGAATTGGCCCTAAATGATATTGATGAAAAAGTAGTGGCCAATGCGCTGAGTACAAGCGGCCTACCCGATCCAGAATTACTCATTAGAACAAGTGGCGAAAGCCGAATTAGCAACTTTTTGCTTTGGCAAATTGCTTATGCTGAATTATATTTTACACCTGTATTTTGGCCTGACTTCCGAGAGAAAGAACTCTATGCCGCCATTGCCGATTTTCAGTCTAGACAAAGACGATTTGGCAAAACTGCCGCTCAAATTTTATCTGAAGAAGAATAA
- the rimM gene encoding ribosome maturation factor RimM (Essential for efficient processing of 16S rRNA), with amino-acid sequence MSAGFVELGKTLKPHHIKGAIKAQLEEGYVPSLEAAAAVFIEHQGQKIPFFLEELEAGKTWIIKLEGIDDRNQAEQWSRKTLYLREKDLLEGAAPISGLAFDFLIGFHLIDEDLGDLGEIIDLLELPQQEMAILNIEEKEVLIPLHEDLIVEILEAEKQIIMQLPEGLLDL; translated from the coding sequence ATGTCAGCAGGATTTGTAGAATTGGGCAAAACGCTCAAACCACACCATATTAAAGGCGCCATCAAAGCGCAGCTAGAAGAGGGCTATGTCCCTAGTTTAGAGGCCGCTGCGGCTGTTTTTATTGAGCATCAAGGCCAAAAAATTCCTTTCTTTTTGGAGGAATTGGAAGCTGGAAAAACTTGGATTATCAAGTTAGAGGGCATTGATGATCGCAATCAGGCTGAACAATGGAGCCGAAAAACGCTTTACCTCAGAGAAAAAGACCTTTTGGAAGGTGCTGCTCCGATTTCGGGCCTCGCTTTCGACTTTTTGATTGGGTTTCATCTCATTGATGAGGATTTGGGTGATTTGGGCGAAATTATCGACCTTTTAGAACTGCCTCAGCAAGAAATGGCCATCTTAAATATTGAAGAAAAAGAGGTGCTTATCCCCCTTCACGAGGATCTGATTGTAGAAATTTTGGAAGCGGAAAAGCAAATTATCATGCAACTTCCAGAAGGATTATTGGACCTTTAA
- a CDS encoding thioredoxin family protein, with amino-acid sequence MAYDLAKKISAAKKYSDYLPWIEAALTQNKTSGDNHSEFYLHFTKMNVQRMKRLEKTTTIWPELIELAKNSQKKLLFLVLTEAWCGDAAQNLPPIYKLVREQPNWQMKTLWRDEHLDLMEDYKTEGGIAIPKVLLIDADTLDVLGNWGPRPEAAQQKVRDYKALEEKPPYEDFAKEMQLWYAKDKTQSLQKELLDWLSNLV; translated from the coding sequence ATGGCTTACGATTTGGCCAAAAAAATAAGCGCTGCAAAAAAATATTCTGATTATTTGCCTTGGATTGAAGCCGCTTTGACGCAAAATAAAACTTCGGGCGATAATCATTCTGAATTTTATCTGCACTTTACCAAAATGAATGTGCAGCGCATGAAACGTTTGGAAAAAACGACAACAATTTGGCCCGAATTAATTGAATTGGCTAAAAATAGTCAGAAAAAATTGCTCTTTTTGGTCTTAACTGAAGCTTGGTGCGGAGATGCTGCCCAAAATTTGCCGCCCATTTATAAATTGGTGCGAGAACAGCCCAATTGGCAAATGAAAACGCTTTGGCGCGACGAGCATTTGGATTTGATGGAGGATTATAAAACGGAAGGCGGCATTGCCATTCCCAAAGTTCTCTTAATTGATGCCGACACCCTAGATGTTTTGGGAAATTGGGGCCCGCGGCCCGAAGCCGCCCAACAAAAAGTTCGCGATTATAAGGCTTTGGAAGAAAAACCGCCTTATGAAGACTTTGCCAAAGAAATGCAACTTTGGTATGCCAAAGATAAAACGCAAAGTTTGCAGAAAGAACTTCTCGATTGGTTGAGCAATCTAGTCTAA
- a CDS encoding DUF3124 domain-containing protein gives MKWIPLFFLLVILSACQPVLPETASDVKRPIWEEQTAAQQLLEPIKGEEKKSYLSVYPAVFSLHEGRQHQLTVTLSLRNRSPKDSLYISQLHYYNGEGELLRKYLEQPIFLRPLQTLSLVLNEKDKEGGTGASFIIKWAQEAGPKPIFEAIMISTSGQQGLSFRTQAEQID, from the coding sequence ATGAAATGGATTCCTTTATTTTTTTTGCTAGTTATTTTATCGGCTTGCCAGCCCGTTTTGCCTGAAACAGCTTCTGATGTAAAGCGGCCCATTTGGGAAGAGCAAACGGCGGCTCAACAATTATTGGAGCCTATAAAAGGGGAGGAGAAAAAGAGTTATCTTTCTGTTTATCCCGCTGTTTTTTCACTGCATGAAGGGCGTCAGCATCAATTGACGGTTACGTTGAGTTTGCGCAATCGCTCGCCCAAAGATAGTTTGTATATTTCTCAGCTCCATTATTATAATGGAGAGGGCGAATTATTGCGGAAATATTTAGAGCAACCCATTTTTTTGCGCCCTTTGCAAACACTTTCTTTAGTTTTGAATGAAAAAGATAAAGAAGGCGGTACTGGCGCTAGTTTTATCATAAAATGGGCGCAGGAAGCTGGGCCAAAACCAATTTTTGAAGCCATTATGATTTCTACTTCAGGCCAACAAGGGTTGTCTTTTCGGACCCAAGCCGAGCAAATTGATTAA
- a CDS encoding YdeI/OmpD-associated family protein, with the protein MPNKNQETFYPKSRSDWRKWLEENHDSQESVWLIFYKKKTGIDSISWTDAVEEALCFGWIDSKKQSIDAASYQQFFSRRKPNSTWSKVNKDKVIYLIAQNLMKEAGLACIEIAKQNGSWTLLDSAEQLLIPEDLEKEFGQQPHSKAYFLSLSKSKRKHILSWIALAKRAETRAKRIGEIAEEASKQQLPKQFLGKS; encoded by the coding sequence ATGCCCAATAAAAATCAAGAGACATTTTACCCGAAAAGCCGTAGTGATTGGCGAAAATGGTTAGAAGAAAATCATGATAGTCAAGAATCTGTATGGCTAATCTTTTATAAAAAAAAGACGGGCATCGACTCCATCAGTTGGACTGATGCTGTTGAGGAAGCACTTTGTTTTGGTTGGATAGATAGCAAGAAACAAAGCATCGATGCCGCTAGTTATCAGCAATTTTTTTCTAGACGAAAACCCAATAGTACCTGGTCTAAAGTTAATAAAGACAAAGTTATCTATTTGATAGCGCAAAATTTAATGAAAGAGGCTGGCCTAGCTTGTATAGAAATCGCCAAGCAAAATGGATCTTGGACCCTATTAGACAGTGCAGAGCAATTGCTTATACCAGAAGACCTAGAAAAAGAATTTGGACAGCAGCCCCATTCAAAAGCCTATTTTTTAAGCTTGAGTAAATCTAAGCGAAAGCATATACTAAGCTGGATTGCTCTTGCCAAACGAGCAGAAACTAGAGCAAAAAGAATTGGAGAAATAGCTGAAGAGGCCAGTAAACAGCAACTGCCCAAGCAGTTTTTGGGAAAGAGCTAA